In Pseudobutyrivibrio ruminis HUN009, the DNA window ATACAGAGATATATAAATTGGAATTGTGGTTTGGTGATTTTGTTGAAAGTTACGATGATCTAAAATTATTAAGACAAAAATCATTAAAATCACATTTAAACTTTAAATACAAAGATAATTTTGAGTCAAAAAAGAATTTAGACTTGTTAGATAATGTGATGGAAAGAGTTCAAAAAACTGAATTATGGGATAAGAGAATACCCAAAATGCTGAACGGTTATTTCGAAGATATGTTTAATATTATCGATAATTGTTATAACACTCTAAAATCTGGAGGTTTTTGTGCAATCGTGGTTGGTAATTCAGCATATGGTGGGGAGATTATTCCCACAGACTTGATATTGGCAGAATACGCCAAATCGATTGGTTTCAAAGTAGATAAAATTGAGGTTGATAGATATATCATTACTAGCTCTCAACAATACGAGAAAACAAAGAAAAACGGAAAATACTTAAGGGAGAGTGTTGTATGTCTAATAAAAAAATAACTGTAAAAGAATTACCTATAGATGTGATTGACGATTCGATATATGTGATTGATCAGCAAAATCCAAACTCATATACCCATAATTTTTTTAAATATCCTTGCAAATTTATACCTGAAATTCCTCGGTGGGCTATAAAGAGTTACATCACAAATCCAGATACTTCTAAAATATTGGATCCTTTTGCAGGAAGTGGAACAACTTTACTAGAGTCATCATTAGCTGGAGTTCCAGCTATGGGAACAGAAATAGATGAGGTTGCCAAACTTATTATTAAAGTAAAAACTAGTAAGCTGTCGAATGAGCAAATTGCAATCGCACGAAGTGAAACAACTAGAATAATAGACGTATTGGAAAATCACGCATATAAACAGGATGAAGTGGTGAAACCGAAGATAAATAATCTCGAACATTGGTTTAGAGAAGATATTTTAAATGATCTTGGATATGTTTGTTTTTCAATTAATAAACTTAATGATGAGAATGTTAGGGATTTTCTTTTGATATGTATGGCAAGTATAGTAAAAAAAGTTTCGAATGCAGATGATATTTCACCTAAACCATATGTTTCGAATAAAATTATAAAAAATCCACCCGAAGTTAATAAGATGTTCTCTGATACTGTAGACAAATATCTTGAATGCATGGAAGAATTAGGAAGAGAAATACTTGCACCGGTAGAGGTGAGCGGTTCTGCTACAAATATTCTTGCTGATGATAATACATTTGATTTAGCGATTACCTCTCCACCTTACATCAACGCATTTGATTATGTTAGAACATTAAGACTGGAAAACCTTTGGTTGAATACAGCGTCTGAAGATGAGTTGAGAGAGAAGAAAAAAAAATATTTTGGAACAGAGAGTTTTCGAGTAAAAGAGGAAATTAAAAATCTTGACATTCTAAGTGATTCGAAATTGCTTGCGGAATACTATGAGAAAATTTTTCCACTTGATGAAAGACGTGCATTAGTGGTAAAAAAGTTTTTTGAAGACATGAAAACAAACTTGGTTGAAGTTTATCGAACATTAAAACCAGGTGCACGATATGTAATTGTAATAGGAAATAGTACAATTAGAAAAGTAAATATTGAAAGCTGGAAGGTGTTAAAAGATATAGCAATTGGAGTTGGTTATGAATATTGTACGCACATTAGTTACGAGATACAGAACCATTACATTCGAATTCCTAGGGGAAATCAAGGTGGGAAAATAGCAATAGATCATATATTGGTTTTAAAAAAATAAGGAGGAGTGACATGTATCTACGTGGATGGAAGTATGAAGGAAGAAAAATAGCAGACAAACTTCACGAGCAAATATTAGGGATTGTTGAAATTTTAAATGATCCACAAAAGGTAGGCGACAAAACTTGGCCAGCCTTGCAGAAATACATATCTGATGAGTTAGGAATTGCAACTGGGCAGGTGCGTACCATTAAACGAATGATGGAGGAATTTGATATTGTAAAAAAGGGTTCTTTAAATGCAAATGAAGTTCCCACTGCAGAAAGTATTTATACTGAAAATGGAAAAACACTATTAGAATTAATTGCTACTGAAAAATTAATGAGAGAGAATCCTACCAAAGATAATGTCGAGCTCATGCAAGAAATAAGGTCTATTTATCAGTTGTACTATCAAAAAGTACTTTTGGCATATTCCTATAACGATGAAGGTCAGATTTTACACCCACTTAAAGCAACATTGAAAATGATAAATAGATATAGATACTTAAACTATTGGGAATGGTACTTATTAAATACCATTGTGCATAACGATGATAATGAACAAGAAGAGCAAGAATTTGATCGATTTTTAAACGATTACAGAACTGGGAATATCCGCTTTAAAGATTCTGATATTATTGAAAATCAACTATCACACTCATATGTTTTAGGAAATTTCGAATATGCGGGGTTGATTTGCATAGATGGAAAAAAAACAGATTTAAAAGCTACTATTAATGAAAAATCAAGAGATATAGTTAACGAAATCCTAAAAGGATAGAAAGGCTTTTCATGAGTAATAATGTTTCAGTAAAAATAGATTCAGAAATTGATTCCCGCCTAAAAAGAATTATGCAACAACGAAATATTCATAATGAGACTACAGATAAGGCAGATGACAATACCAAAATCGAAAAAGAAGAGCTTTTTATAAAAAGAAATCCTCGAAAAAATAAAATACATCCAATAAATCAAATAATATATGGAGCCCCTGGAACAGGGAAAACATATTCAACAGTCGAGTATGCAGTTGCAATTATAGAAAATCGTCAAATAAATAATAATCCACTGACTCCAGATGAGCGAAAAGAACTTATAGAAAAATATGAATTCTATATGAATCGTGGTCAAATTACTTTTACAACATTTCATCAAAGCTATGGTTATGAGGAATTTATTCAGGGAATTAGACCTATTCCTGCTGGCGATACGATAAATTTTGGTGTTGTAGACGGCGTTTTCAAAAAAATATCAGATGTTGCCATTGGCGATATGAATAATAATTACGTAATTATTATTGATGAAATAAATCGAGGCAATATATCAAAAATATTCGGAGAACTTATTACGCTTATTGAAGAGGATAAGAGATGGGGGGAACTTAACCAAATGTCGGTTACTCTTCCAATGGGGCAAAACTTTGCGGTTCCCAACAATCTATATATAATAGGAACAATGAACTCTGCTGATAAGTCAATCTCGCTAATTGATGCTGCTTTACGAAGAAGATTTGAATTTGTTGAGATGGCACCTAATCCAGCCTTTGTAAGTGATGAAAAACTAAGAAATGTATTAAAATCACTAAATGAATATCTTCGAAAAGAACAAAGGAGTACAGATTTACTCATAGGACACTCTTATTTCATAGGGAAGACGATAATTGAAATAGAGCCTATCATGAATAGGTGTGTTATACCATTATTGTACGAATATTTCTATGATGACGAGTCTAAAATAAAAAAAGCACTCGAGTGTATTAAAGGAACTGGATATGAGATTGATGATTCTTCAGCTGGAAGAATAAAGGTAAAAAAAGAGGAAGGTTGAGTAAATGGTAAATGGATTTGAATATACAAAAATAAAATCCAAAAAATTACCAAGTACATGGCAGAAAGAAGGTGTACTAGGTGAACTAGAGCACTTTCTTCAAGAAAACTGGGAACAGCGCTCAATCTTTTATTCGGATTATCAAATCACAAGTAGACAACAGTTTATTGATTTTGATAGAAAAGATGGCATTAAGTTACAAAACTATGTCGGGACGATAATTTTTAAAGGTGAGCAATTAAATATTTTCCCTAAAATATTTAAAGAAGATGAGGACGATTATGATACAGATGATCTTGAACTTAATGATTTAATAGGTAACTTAGTATATTGGCTCGAATATTGTGACCGATTGAATTTTCCTTTTGTGTCTATGAAGGGGCAATTGGACAATTCGGAAAATTTGATGGAGTTATTTATTACAATATATGTGAATTATGTTAGGACTGCAATAGATAAACAGAGGTATTTTCAATATGAAAATACAACTGAAACAGGTTCTTTTGTGAAAGGAAAAATTAACTTTATAGATTATGCGACAAAAAAATATCCTTCTGGGAATCGTGGAGCGTTAGAATATACATATTCAAATTTTGTATTTGATAATTTGATGAATAGGATAATTAAATGTACTTGTATTTTTTTGCTTAATATATCTAATCAAACAGCCAATAAAAACACAATACGTAATATACTAATAAAACTTGGTGAGGTTGAAACTGTAAATTGTTCGCCATATGACTGCGATAAAATACACCTTAGCGCTATGAATTCAAACTACAGAATAATTCTTAGTATGAGTAAAATGTTTTTATTGAATAAAGTCAATTCATATAATATTGGAAATACAGATGCTTTTTGTTTTCTTTTCCCAGCTGAAATACTATTTGAAGGTTTTATCGGAGGATTTATTCGAGACACATTTAGTGATATAGCAAAGGTAAAAACACAAGCAAGTGATCAGTATCTCGCAGATCTTTTGGTCGATGGAGAAGTAATCGGTAATGCGTTTTTGTTAAAAGAAGATATTTTGGTTGAAGTTGGGGAAAAAACATTCGTTTTAGATACCAAGTATAAAGAAATTGATCGTTTTCACAAAGTTAAAGATAATAAAAAGTTAAAGATTAGTGATAATGATATGAAACAAATGGCGATTTATGCAGCTAAAAGGAACGCAGAGAAACTTTTCCTCATATACCCCCTACACAAAAATGAAGACCTAGAAGAAGTAAAGGTAAGTTATAACATTCATTTGCAGGAACAAGGACTTCTGGAAACAATACCTCTTGAAATTATTAAAGTACCATTTGCATATAGTGAAAGCAAAGAAAAAACACGTTTATTACTAAAACAAATACTATTAAACGCTATGGAGGGACAAAAATGGGCAGAACAACCGGCGAACTAGATAATTGGATAGTACCAAAGAGATGCAACGTATATCAGACGTTGGCTTTCATAGCAGTATTAGACAAGTACCCAGCATGTTTAAATTTTTCAACATCAAACCAATCGACAGTTGCAACAAAAATGAGGGTAGACTTTGGTGCATCAAAATCTTCAACAATGCAGCCACAAGCGGCTAGAACAACAAAAGCTCTTGCTCAATACATGGGGTTTATAACAGAAAACAACAATAGACTTGAAATAACAGAAATTGGTTATGCTTTTCTAAATAATCATCGTGCTGATTTAATCAATAAAGGATATACCCTCAAGAAACCTAATCCTGTTGTTCCTTTGATAGAAAATGCTGATGAATGGAAATCACAGATGATAAAACTTCAGTTGACTAATCCAAGTCAACCAAAATGTGAAAATGTTTCGATTTATCCATTTAGATACATACTTAAACTATTAAATAAGTTGCAATATATTGATGTAGAAGAGATGGCTTTATTCGTTCTGACATCTAAAAGTGACAAGAATTTTTCTAAGACAGTAAATATGATTACTAATTTTCGCACAAAAAAATATGTATTAAGAAATAAACAAGTTGAAAAATTTAAGTCAACAAAGTTTGGCAATATAGCACTCGAGAAGGCTCCTTCAGCAGCCTATTTTATGGCTCTTTGTGAAGCTACTGGCTTAATTGAAAGAAAACGAACATGTATTCCCAATCCAGGAGCAACCAGTAAAAAAACAGCTATTTATATAAAATCGGGCAAGCAAACTGAAGTGAATGGTATTTTGACAACGTATGGCAGTTTAAAGCCATTAGTTTTTAATCACGATGAACGAAAGACATGGGATTATTATTTCTGCCAAGACGGAATTAATTATCCTATTGAGATTGAAATTAGAAATCAAACCTCCGCAAATCTAATTGTTAAAATTGAGAATACGACAAAATGTGATGCAAATAATCAAGAATTCTCTATTTCTAGCCATAAAAAAGGTGCAATTTATGCAT includes these proteins:
- a CDS encoding DNA methyltransferase, translated to MSNKKITVKELPIDVIDDSIYVIDQQNPNSYTHNFFKYPCKFIPEIPRWAIKSYITNPDTSKILDPFAGSGTTLLESSLAGVPAMGTEIDEVAKLIIKVKTSKLSNEQIAIARSETTRIIDVLENHAYKQDEVVKPKINNLEHWFREDILNDLGYVCFSINKLNDENVRDFLLICMASIVKKVSNADDISPKPYVSNKIIKNPPEVNKMFSDTVDKYLECMEELGREILAPVEVSGSATNILADDNTFDLAITSPPYINAFDYVRTLRLENLWLNTASEDELREKKKKYFGTESFRVKEEIKNLDILSDSKLLAEYYEKIFPLDERRALVVKKFFEDMKTNLVEVYRTLKPGARYVIVIGNSTIRKVNIESWKVLKDIAIGVGYEYCTHISYEIQNHYIRIPRGNQGGKIAIDHILVLKK
- a CDS encoding McrB family protein, which translates into the protein MSNNVSVKIDSEIDSRLKRIMQQRNIHNETTDKADDNTKIEKEELFIKRNPRKNKIHPINQIIYGAPGTGKTYSTVEYAVAIIENRQINNNPLTPDERKELIEKYEFYMNRGQITFTTFHQSYGYEEFIQGIRPIPAGDTINFGVVDGVFKKISDVAIGDMNNNYVIIIDEINRGNISKIFGELITLIEEDKRWGELNQMSVTLPMGQNFAVPNNLYIIGTMNSADKSISLIDAALRRRFEFVEMAPNPAFVSDEKLRNVLKSLNEYLRKEQRSTDLLIGHSYFIGKTIIEIEPIMNRCVIPLLYEYFYDDESKIKKALECIKGTGYEIDDSSAGRIKVKKEEG
- a CDS encoding AlwI family type II restriction endonuclease, with the translated sequence MGRTTGELDNWIVPKRCNVYQTLAFIAVLDKYPACLNFSTSNQSTVATKMRVDFGASKSSTMQPQAARTTKALAQYMGFITENNNRLEITEIGYAFLNNHRADLINKGYTLKKPNPVVPLIENADEWKSQMIKLQLTNPSQPKCENVSIYPFRYILKLLNKLQYIDVEEMALFVLTSKSDKNFSKTVNMITNFRTKKYVLRNKQVEKFKSTKFGNIALEKAPSAAYFMALCEATGLIERKRTCIPNPGATSKKTAIYIKSGKQTEVNGILTTYGSLKPLVFNHDERKTWDYYFCQDGINYPIEIEIRNQTSANLIVKIENTTKCDANNQEFSISSHKKGAIYAFPSDNYIAHIYDMTDVNPASSIPFTSSTASINITSKMLSKGAILSKKEIISEIKDLTNNSGLTTKIQKQLDMYTLLTGKTISDIRMYRGAYLEYYYSLLFEHLKKKKIIDDYQASLTLIKPYNLPHPAASKPDFVLTLGKTKVVLEVTLMKPTATKVSKNMKMEIEGAVNHMQKQKIEDLSKGMESKGIFAPGAVNKVVTDELKKWATAYKVTEYKTINLNDLINLFEEENRVKLENFLK
- a CDS encoding McrC family protein, producing MVNGFEYTKIKSKKLPSTWQKEGVLGELEHFLQENWEQRSIFYSDYQITSRQQFIDFDRKDGIKLQNYVGTIIFKGEQLNIFPKIFKEDEDDYDTDDLELNDLIGNLVYWLEYCDRLNFPFVSMKGQLDNSENLMELFITIYVNYVRTAIDKQRYFQYENTTETGSFVKGKINFIDYATKKYPSGNRGALEYTYSNFVFDNLMNRIIKCTCIFLLNISNQTANKNTIRNILIKLGEVETVNCSPYDCDKIHLSAMNSNYRIILSMSKMFLLNKVNSYNIGNTDAFCFLFPAEILFEGFIGGFIRDTFSDIAKVKTQASDQYLADLLVDGEVIGNAFLLKEDILVEVGEKTFVLDTKYKEIDRFHKVKDNKKLKISDNDMKQMAIYAAKRNAEKLFLIYPLHKNEDLEEVKVSYNIHLQEQGLLETIPLEIIKVPFAYSESKEKTRLLLKQILLNAMEGQKWAEQPAN